Proteins from a genomic interval of Lolium perenne isolate Kyuss_39 chromosome 1, Kyuss_2.0, whole genome shotgun sequence:
- the LOC127334812 gene encoding uncharacterized protein produces the protein METKISKERVEGLQATLGFAGCFAVASSGLSGGVALFWSADVLVDLKNFSSCHIDVSVRRNDCIEDEWRFTGFYGAPRAEDRCHSWRFLRTLFALEHTAWLCLGDFNETLYASEHFSRAARPEWQMRAFREVIDECLFQDLGWSGTEYTWDNGQAGDANVKARLDRAFGNEAFLSKFENTKVRHVVTTESDHCVLLVELRSSMADRNGRSGKQFRYENVWQTHPDYDRLVLDSWRRGAGADGLGGVVQALSTMQNKLSTWGAKEFGCLARKARKLRQKLNNLRIRSVGRGPTDEEKAITKKLREVLRQEEIWMRQRSRVQWLRKGDRNTAYFHSCAAQRKRTNKIVELERVDGTKCMTWEDNCEEIQGF, from the coding sequence ATGGAAACGAAGATATCTAAAGAAAGGGTAGAAGGTTTGCAAGCTACTCTCGGTTTTGCTGGATGTTTTGCTGTTGCAAGTTCAGGACTGAGTGGTGGTGTTGCTTTGTTTTGGTCAGCTGACGTGTTAGTCGACCTGAAAAATTTCAGTTCCTGCCACATAGACGTGTCGGTGAGGAGAAACGATTGTATTGAGGATGAATGGAGGTTTACGGGGTTCTATGGAGCCCCCAGGGCTGAAGACCGCTGTCATAGTTGGAGGTTTCTTCGGACCCTTTTTGCTTTAGAGCATACGGCGTGGTTGTGTCTGGGAGATTTTAATGAAACTTTATATGCGTCAGAGCATTTCTCGCGAGCGGCAAGGCCAGAGTGGCAGATGAGAGCCTTTCGTGAAGTGATCGATGAGTGTTTGTTCCAGGATCTTGGCTGGTCTGGGACAGAATACACATGGGATAATGGTCAGGCGGGTGATGCTAATGTCAAGGCTAGGCTTGACCGTGCCTTTGGCAATGAGGCTTTCTTATCAAAATTCGAGAACACTAAAGTGCGGCATGTTGTGACCACCGAATCAGACCATTGTGTCTTGCTGGTGGAGCTTCGGAGCAGCATGGCTGATAGGAATGGGAGGAGTGGCAAACAGTTTCGCTATGAGAATGTTTGGCAGACTCACCCAGACTATGACCGACTTGTACTTGATAGCTGGAGGCGAGGTGCAGGTGCTGATGGACTAGGTGGTGTAGTCCAGGCTCTCTCCACAATGCAGAATAAGTTGAGTACATGGGGAGCAAAAGAATTCGGGTGTTTGGCGCGCAAGGCTAGGAAGCTTCGTCAGAAGCTAAATAATCTCCGCATCCGATCTGTGGGTAGAGGACCAACGGATGAAGAGAAGGCGATAACTAAGAAATTACGTGAAGTCCTACGTCAAGAAGAGATTTGGATGCGCCAGCGATCCAGAGTCCAATGGCTGCGAAAGGGAGATCGCAACACAGCCTATTTTCACTCCTGTGCAGCGCAGCGGAAGAGAACGAACAAGATTGTAGAACTTGAACGAGTGGATGGTACAAAATGTATGACTTGGGAGGATAACTGTGAAGAGATTCAAGGCTTTTAG